The proteins below are encoded in one region of Pan paniscus chromosome 4, NHGRI_mPanPan1-v2.0_pri, whole genome shotgun sequence:
- the LOC100968675 gene encoding LOW QUALITY PROTEIN: ankyrin repeat domain-containing protein 49-like (The sequence of the model RefSeq protein was modified relative to this genomic sequence to represent the inferred CDS: inserted 2 bases in 1 codon; substituted 1 base at 1 genomic stop codon) — protein sequence MEKEKGNDDGIPDQGNSLDFSERFNQLEFLETHGHLIPTGTQSLWVGNSDEDEEQDEKNEEWYQLQEKTMEKDPSKLLLWAAEKNRLTTVQRLLPEKATHVNTRDEDEYTPLHHAAYSGHVDIVQEIISQGADAHAVTVDGWTPLHSACKXNNMXVVSFLLQHDADINAQTKGLLAPLHLTAGNRGSKDTLELLLVNCYIKPGLKNNLEETAFDIARRTSIYHYLFEMVEGCANSSPQS from the exons atggaaaaagaaaaaggaaatgatgaTGGAATACCAGACCAAGGGAATTCCTTGGATTTTTCCGAACGCTTTAACCAACTTGAATTTTTGGAAACACATGGACACCTTATTCCTACTGGTACTCAAAGTCTTTGGGTAGGCAATTCTGATGAAGACGAGGagcaagatgaaaaaaatgaagagtggTATCAATTGCAagaaaaaacaatggaaaaagacCCAAGCAAATTGCTTCTTTGGGCTGCTGAAAAAAATCGGCTTACTACAGTGCAGAGACTACTTCCTGAAAAGGCCACTCATGTGAACACTAGGGATGAAGATGAGTATACCCCTCTTCATCATGCAGCCTACAGTGGACATGTAGATATTGTCCAGGAGATCATTTCACAGGGGGCAGATGCTCATGCAGTGACTGTGGATGGCTGGACGCCCCTGCACAGTGCTTGCAAGTAGAATAATAT AGTGGTTTCTTTCTTACTGCAGCATGATGCAGATATCAATGCCCAAACAAAAGGCCTCTTGGCCCCCTTGCATCTTACTGCTGGGAACAGAGGCAGCAAGGATACCCTAGAACTCCTCCTGGTGAACTGTTACATCAAGCCAGGGCTGAAAAACAACTTGGAAGAAACTGCATTTGATATTGCCAGGAGGACAAGTATCTATCACTACCTCTTTGAAATGGTGGAAGGCTGTGCAAATTCTTCACCTCAGTCTTAA